ACATGATCTGGTTCGTCGCCGAACACGACGATCACCACCTGGCGCGGATGACCGAGCTGGCGCGGAAATTCGCCTCCGGGTCCTAGGACTTCGCTGCCGGCTCCACCTGCACGGCGGTTCCGTAGCAGAGCACCTCCGTCACGCCCTGCATCACTTCGGTGGCGTCGTAGCGCACGCCCACGATGGCGTTAGCGCCGATCTGCGCACCGTGCTGCAGCATGAGCACGAAGGCTTCGGCTCGTGTCTTCTCGCACAGCTCGGTGAACAGCGTGATGTTGCCGCCGACCAGTGTCTGCAGGCTGGCGCCCAGGGTCCCGATCACCGAGCGCGAGCGCACCACGATGCCCCGCACCACGCCCAGGTTGCGCACGATCCGGTAGCCCTCCAGGTCGAAGGCCGTTGTGGTCATGGTGTGTTGGACCAAAGATGCCTCCTCGAGCACGGAAAATGGCCACGCATCATATCCTGTCCCGCAACCACGCCGGCGCCGCGTTTGCTACGGAACCTCCAGATTGACTAGCATTCCTCCGGCAGGCTCCGATGCGCCGAATCAGGCTGGTTTGCATCCTCGGGAATTTTCTTTTCCTTACGCTCTTCGCCGCTTCGCAATCCGCACCGGCCGAATGGCAAGCCATCGAAGAAGCACTGGGACGCAAGGGACAGGTGCAGGCCGACGGCGTGATGAAGTTCGGCATGCCGCGCTTCGATCTCAGAGTCTCCGTCGGGACCGTCTCGCTCCAAGCGACGTTCGCACTGGGCTCCTGGGCGGCGTTCGACTCTCCCGGCTCCAACGCTCGCCTGATGGGAGACCTGGTCCTGACCGAGGATGAAGTCGCGCCCGTCATGGCCAAGCTGCTGGACAGCGGAATCGAAATCACGGCGTTGCACAATCACCTGCTGCACGAGTCGCCGCGCATCGTGTACATGCACATCTTCGGTCATGGCGACGCCGCGAAGCTGGCCGCTGCGGTGAAGTCAGCCTTGTCGCGGACGGGAACGCCCGCAGCGGCCCCGGGCTTGCAAGCCGGGCAGCTCAGCATCGACGTGCCAGGCATCGAGCAGGCGCTTGGTTACAAAGGGAAGGTCAACGGCGGGGTGCTGCAGTTTTCCATCCCACGTCCTGAGGCCATCACGGAGCACGAGGCGAAGATTCCGAACTCCATGGGCATCGCCACAGCCCTGAACTTTCAGCCTGACGGCGGCGGGAAGGCGGCCATCACCGGCGATTTCGTTCTTCTGGCCGCCGAAGTGAACCCGGTCATTCACGCACTGAACCATGCGCACATCGCCGTGACGGCCGTGCACAGCCACATGCTCGACGAGACTCCCCGCCTCTACTTCTTGCACTTCTGGGCGGTGGATGACGCCGTCTTTTTGGCTCGCGGTCTACGGGCTGCGCTCGACCAAACCGCTTCCGTCAAGGCTTCGCCTTAAAGACCGTGGATGGCAACGCATCGTGCTCCGTCCCGGCGACGTGGCCCTGGTTCCGCAGAGCGACCTCATCGCCGTGAAGCTGCGCTGGACCTTCCGCTTCTAGAATGCTGCAGCGTTACAATGGCGCTGTTCGGAGGCGTGGATGCCTCTTTCTCCTGAAGACCAAAAGGACCTCCTCAAGACGCTGGATGCTACCCGGCGCGGCCTCCTGACCGTCTATCGTTCCGTCATCCTTGCCGTCATCGCGGTCGTCACCGTGTTCGCAATCTTCCTTTACTTCAAGATCCAGAACGATGCCTTCCGCGGCTTCCTGACCTTCTACTTCGGCATCCTTTTCCTGATCTTCCTGTTCTGGGCCTTTGGACAACTGGCGGCCACACGGCGATCCCAGAGCGAAGAGGACTTGCTGGATATCGA
The Terriglobales bacterium genome window above contains:
- a CDS encoding DUF1259 domain-containing protein; amino-acid sequence: MRRIRLVCILGNFLFLTLFAASQSAPAEWQAIEEALGRKGQVQADGVMKFGMPRFDLRVSVGTVSLQATFALGSWAAFDSPGSNARLMGDLVLTEDEVAPVMAKLLDSGIEITALHNHLLHESPRIVYMHIFGHGDAAKLAAAVKSALSRTGTPAAAPGLQAGQLSIDVPGIEQALGYKGKVNGGVLQFSIPRPEAITEHEAKIPNSMGIATALNFQPDGGGKAAITGDFVLLAAEVNPVIHALNHAHIAVTAVHSHMLDETPRLYFLHFWAVDDAVFLARGLRAALDQTASVKASP
- a CDS encoding YbjQ family protein — encoded protein: MVQHTMTTTAFDLEGYRIVRNLGVVRGIVVRSRSVIGTLGASLQTLVGGNITLFTELCEKTRAEAFVLMLQHGAQIGANAIVGVRYDATEVMQGVTEVLCYGTAVQVEPAAKS